The following are encoded in a window of Vicugna pacos chromosome 2, VicPac4, whole genome shotgun sequence genomic DNA:
- the NICOL1 gene encoding NELL2-interacting cell ontogeny regulator 1 isoform X1: MAHVRERGPQSPGPHAGPAHVSGRPPPRPGLQREPVSEPDREKWRSRALPPPQVSKPFSDRGHRRPFPWQGDNRPQARGRRRLGLALPSRKGARRCPAQRRLLAGSARHSGGPDAGLGAFLGGGGLRIGAGLVETRSRGRAFAFTGPWPWRASSPSLRIGAGTPEAPGPPSSSGRFPASSALLPPAVALEVRSRRRRL, translated from the exons ATGGCGCACGTCCGGGAACGCGGTCCGCAGTCCCCCGGCCCCCACGCGGGGCCTGCCCACGTTTCCGGACGCCCCCCGCCCAGGCCCGGACTGCAGCGCGAGCCTGTCTCCGAGCCCGACCGCGAGAAGTGGCGGTCACgagcactgccccctccccaggtcaGCAAACCTTTCTCCGACCGGGGCCACCGACGTCCCTTTCCGTGGCAGGGCGACAACCGACCCCAGGCCCGGGGCAGACGACGTCTAGGCTTGGCGCTGCCCAGCAGGAAGGGGGCCCGGCGCTGCCCGGCGCAGCGCAGGCTGCTGGCGGGCTCCGCCCGGCACTCCGGCGGCCCGGACGCGGGCCTAGGCGCATTCCTCGGCGGTGGCGGCCTCCGCATCGGCGCGGGCCTTGTAGAGACCAG GAGCAGAGGCCGCGCTTTTGCATTCACTGGACCCTGGCCCTGGCGTGCCTCGAGCCCCTCCCTCAGGATCGGCGCAGGGACACCCGAAGCCCCCGGACCGCCAAGCTCCAGCGGCAGATTTCCCGCTTCCTCGGCTTTGCTCCCGCCCGCGGTGGCTCTGGAGGTGCGGTCCAGACGCCGTCGCCTCTAG
- the NICOL1 gene encoding NELL2-interacting cell ontogeny regulator 1 isoform X2 — MAPPPLCRLPRSPPRLMLLLLLSVALLGAQARAEPAAGSAVPAQSRPCVDCHAFEFMQRALQDLRKTAYSLDARTETLLLQAERRALCACWPAGR; from the exons ATGGCTCCCCCGCCGCTGTGCAGGCTCCCGAGGTCGCCGCCGCGGCtgatgctgctcctgctgctgagCGTCGCGCTGCTGGGCGCCCAGGCCCGCGCCGAACCCGCCGCCGGGAGCGCCGTCCCCGCGCAGA GCCGCCCGTGCGTGGACTGCCACGCTTTCGAGTTCATGCAGCGCGCCCTGCAGGACCTGCGGAAGACGGCCTACAGCCTGGACGCCCGG ACGGAGACCCTCCTGCTGCAGGCCGAGCGCCGGGCCCTGTGTGCCTGCTGGCCGGCTGGGCGCTGA